One genomic segment of Desulfomicrobium sp. ZS1 includes these proteins:
- the fliO gene encoding flagellar biosynthetic protein FliO has product MDNATLTGAGAGLGLASVKMAAALLLILGLIFLALALMKRYGLAARLQGRTSGALRVEERVALGPRKQLVVVRFLNKLLVLGVTDSGINLIAEHQADNEPTPDFQTTLDQEARENPPS; this is encoded by the coding sequence TTGGATAACGCGACTTTGACAGGTGCCGGTGCGGGACTTGGTCTTGCTTCGGTCAAAATGGCGGCGGCTTTGCTGCTTATTTTGGGGCTCATCTTCCTGGCGCTTGCCCTCATGAAACGCTACGGGCTGGCGGCCCGGCTGCAAGGCAGAACGTCAGGTGCTCTGCGGGTCGAGGAGCGAGTCGCCCTGGGCCCGCGCAAACAGCTGGTGGTGGTCCGCTTCTTGAATAAGCTTCTGGTGTTGGGCGTCACCGACAGCGGAATCAACTTGATAGCGGAGCACCAGGCAGACAATGAACCGACCCCCGATTTTCAGACGACTTTGGACCAGGAAGCTAGGGAGAATCCTCCTTCCTAG
- a CDS encoding flagellar motor protein MotB yields the protein MARRKKRAGLESPGASWMVTFADLMTLLLSFFVLLLSMSSMDKSILRDVVSHFVGDMGLAPKKGAGRLTTKFEFMNRIIENPAEALHDPQRIKDLLFPDEVLPEGMARSTLDENLQILVRPEGIALVLSDGMLFGVGESALTEDSRKLLSEFAQFLASVTMPVNVAGYTDNVPAGQKDNYLLSSERAMSVLTFFLQQGFDPRRFSVSAYGEAFPLGDNATPEGRAKNRRVEILLKTTGRTYL from the coding sequence ATGGCCCGCAGAAAAAAACGCGCCGGGTTGGAGTCGCCGGGCGCGTCCTGGATGGTCACCTTCGCGGACCTCATGACCCTGCTGCTGAGCTTCTTTGTGCTGCTTTTGTCCATGTCGTCCATGGACAAGTCCATCCTGCGCGATGTGGTCTCCCATTTTGTGGGCGACATGGGGCTGGCTCCGAAAAAAGGGGCGGGCAGACTGACGACCAAATTCGAGTTTATGAATAGGATCATCGAGAATCCGGCGGAGGCGCTGCACGATCCGCAACGCATCAAGGATTTGCTTTTTCCGGATGAGGTCTTGCCCGAGGGTATGGCCAGGAGCACCCTGGACGAGAACCTGCAGATCCTGGTGCGTCCCGAGGGCATAGCCCTTGTCCTCTCCGACGGAATGCTCTTTGGCGTCGGTGAAAGCGCTCTGACGGAGGACAGCCGCAAGCTTCTGTCGGAATTCGCCCAGTTTCTGGCCTCCGTGACCATGCCGGTCAATGTGGCGGGGTACACGGACAATGTCCCAGCGGGTCAAAAGGACAACTACCTGCTGTCCTCGGAGCGGGCCATGTCCGTGCTGACCTTCTTTTTGCAGCAGGGTTTTGATCCCAGGCGTTTTTCCGTCTCCGCTTATGGCGAGGCATTTCCCCTGGGCGACAATGCCACGCCTGAGGGCCGGGCCAAGAACAGAAGAGTGGAAATTTTATTGAAAACCACGGGAAGAACGTATCTTTAG
- the fliQ gene encoding flagellar biosynthesis protein FliQ — MTPEFVIGFARQSIELTLIIALPMLGVGLGVGVFVSILQAATQIQEMTLTFVPKIIAVFLALLISFPWIMDKMITYTQEIFLNFPQYIK; from the coding sequence ATGACCCCTGAATTCGTGATCGGTTTCGCGCGGCAGTCCATCGAGCTGACCCTGATCATCGCCTTGCCCATGCTCGGCGTGGGCCTGGGCGTCGGCGTTTTTGTCAGCATTTTGCAGGCCGCGACACAGATCCAGGAAATGACCCTGACGTTTGTGCCCAAGATCATCGCCGTTTTTTTGGCGCTGCTCATCTCCTTCCCCTGGATCATGGATAAGATGATCACGTACACGCAGGAGATTTTTCTGAATTTTCCGCAATACATCAAATAG
- a CDS encoding YggS family pyridoxal phosphate-dependent enzyme codes for MDQSSITDRWRKVLEQMAAAARRAGRAPDSARLLAVSKLHPAHDIRTLFEAGQPMFGENYVQEALGKMAVLPREISWHLIGHLQTNKVKSVVGRFALIHGVDSLKLARSLHCQAEAMDLTQDVLVQVNLGAEKQKSGIFEADLPPLAEFLAGSSFLRWRGLMLMPPFFDDPDRARPYFARLRELADTLRTGFGLALPELSMGMTGDFEAAIEEGATLVRIGTRIFGERGSN; via the coding sequence ATGGATCAATCAAGCATCACCGACCGTTGGCGGAAGGTCCTGGAGCAGATGGCCGCGGCTGCCCGCAGGGCCGGGCGGGCACCGGACAGCGCGCGTCTGCTGGCCGTTTCAAAGCTGCATCCGGCGCACGACATCCGGACGCTTTTCGAGGCCGGTCAGCCGATGTTCGGTGAGAATTACGTGCAGGAGGCCCTCGGCAAGATGGCTGTCCTGCCGCGTGAAATATCCTGGCATCTTATCGGACATCTGCAGACCAACAAGGTTAAGAGCGTGGTCGGGCGCTTTGCCCTCATTCACGGGGTGGATTCTCTGAAACTGGCCCGCTCGTTGCATTGTCAGGCCGAAGCCATGGATCTGACGCAGGACGTGCTGGTGCAGGTCAACCTGGGGGCAGAAAAACAAAAGAGCGGTATATTCGAGGCGGACCTGCCTCCTTTGGCAGAGTTTCTGGCCGGAAGTTCGTTTTTGCGTTGGCGGGGACTCATGCTCATGCCTCCTTTTTTTGATGATCCTGATCGGGCGCGCCCCTATTTCGCCCGCTTGCGGGAGCTTGCCGATACCTTGCGTACAGGCTTCGGCCTTGCCTTGCCGGAATTGTCCATGGGCATGACCGGGGATTTCGAGGCGGCAATCGAGGAAGGGGCCACCTTGGTGCGCATCGGCACCAGAATATTTGGAGAACGCGGCTCAAACTAA
- a CDS encoding motility protein A — translation MDLATIIGILVAFGLVIAALGGDGFLFLDFPSLLIVIGGTIGAVLVTYPLESVLGVARIIKKTFMSKADDPAALIAQFSDYATRVRREGILSLEAHLKNIPDDFLRKGLQLTVDGLDPQLIQEIMETEISCLEERHLKGAEILQTFGNLAPAMGMIGTVIGLVLMLKRMNDPSTIGPAMAVALLTTFYGAVMANLIFIPMAGKLRARSREEVLTRSMIVEGIMSISRGENPRILEEKLNSYLPPKERKVRS, via the coding sequence ATGGATCTGGCCACAATCATCGGAATCTTGGTCGCCTTCGGGCTGGTCATCGCCGCTCTGGGCGGGGACGGCTTTTTGTTTCTGGATTTTCCTTCGCTGCTCATCGTCATTGGCGGAACCATCGGCGCGGTGCTGGTGACCTATCCCTTGGAGAGCGTTCTTGGCGTGGCCCGTATCATCAAGAAGACGTTCATGTCCAAGGCGGACGATCCTGCGGCCCTGATCGCCCAGTTTTCCGACTACGCCACCCGGGTTCGGCGCGAGGGAATCCTGTCCCTGGAAGCGCATCTGAAGAACATCCCGGATGATTTTCTGCGCAAAGGCCTGCAGCTGACCGTGGACGGTCTTGATCCGCAACTGATCCAGGAAATCATGGAGACCGAGATTTCATGTCTTGAGGAGCGGCATCTGAAGGGGGCCGAAATTCTGCAGACCTTTGGAAATCTGGCTCCGGCAATGGGCATGATCGGGACGGTCATCGGGCTTGTGCTCATGCTCAAGCGCATGAACGACCCCTCCACCATCGGCCCGGCCATGGCCGTGGCCCTCTTGACCACCTTTTACGGGGCCGTCATGGCCAATCTGATTTTCATTCCCATGGCCGGCAAGCTGCGCGCGCGCAGCCGGGAGGAGGTTTTGACCCGCTCCATGATCGTGGAAGGAATCATGTCCATTTCCCGGGGCGAGAACCCACGCATTCTCGAAGAAAAGCTGAACAGCTATCTGCCTCCCAAGGAGCGCAAGGTCAGGTCCTGA
- the fliL gene encoding flagellar basal body-associated protein FliL, which yields MAEKKAPAPEKAEKKKGGKLKLIIIALVVLGVLGGGGFAAWKFFLQPKTAGDAAGNATAEGVGEPKAEVEPGGQLVTLDSFVVNLSDPMGRRYLKTTLDVEVASAAAAAELTAAMPKVKDTLLLLLSSKSFADISSMDKKIELKNDIVSRLNQIIGKNKVRNVYFTEFVVQ from the coding sequence ATGGCCGAAAAAAAAGCGCCGGCACCAGAAAAGGCAGAAAAGAAAAAGGGCGGCAAGCTCAAGCTCATTATTATAGCGCTCGTTGTGCTTGGCGTTCTGGGTGGGGGCGGGTTTGCGGCGTGGAAGTTTTTTTTGCAGCCGAAGACGGCAGGCGATGCGGCCGGGAACGCCACTGCCGAGGGAGTCGGTGAGCCTAAGGCCGAGGTTGAGCCCGGAGGACAATTGGTGACTCTGGATTCTTTTGTGGTCAATCTTTCCGATCCCATGGGACGCAGATATCTGAAAACCACGCTGGACGTGGAAGTGGCGAGCGCTGCCGCAGCGGCGGAATTGACCGCAGCCATGCCCAAGGTCAAGGATACGCTGCTGCTCCTGCTTTCCAGCAAATCTTTCGCCGATATCAGCAGCATGGACAAGAAGATCGAGCTGAAAAACGACATCGTCAGCCGTCTGAACCAGATTATCGGCAAGAACAAGGTGCGCAATGTCTATTTTACGGAATTCGTGGTCCAATAA
- a CDS encoding flagellar motor protein MotB, which yields MIRRRARIEQSKPGLPSWMITFSDLVTLMMTFFIVLVSMASLTDIYKRKVAIGSVSGTFGTGAPSMSDLTTVDTRTQVDPGPINVFKDLSPVRDHLWEDPDKDLRFESNRFMQRLSIGADALFAPGSADLTAGGRALLDRLRPVVMESSHPLGLSGHTSEGMDEFGPDYLNKPWIKVDFSWELSLARVMAVYKYFIETGVEPEKLRLEAFGRFRPRLTTEAPGERQTNRRVEITLDRRVGSWSHEVAARAVREESTQKPGDSYRVKDFLFRFDLPGEP from the coding sequence GTGATCAGAAGAAGGGCACGAATCGAACAATCGAAACCAGGGCTTCCGTCCTGGATGATCACCTTTTCGGACCTGGTCACCCTGATGATGACGTTTTTCATTGTGCTCGTGTCCATGGCCTCCCTCACGGACATCTATAAGCGTAAAGTCGCCATCGGTTCCGTTTCCGGCACGTTCGGTACCGGTGCGCCCAGCATGAGCGACCTGACCACGGTGGACACCAGGACTCAGGTCGATCCCGGGCCCATCAACGTTTTCAAGGATCTCTCCCCGGTCAGGGACCATCTCTGGGAAGACCCGGACAAGGACCTGCGCTTTGAATCCAACCGCTTCATGCAGCGGCTGTCCATTGGGGCCGATGCCCTTTTTGCCCCTGGTTCCGCAGACCTTACGGCGGGCGGGCGGGCGCTTCTGGACCGTTTGCGTCCTGTGGTCATGGAAAGCTCGCATCCTTTAGGGTTGTCGGGGCACACTTCTGAGGGCATGGATGAGTTTGGCCCGGATTATTTGAACAAGCCGTGGATAAAGGTCGATTTTTCCTGGGAGCTGTCCCTGGCGCGGGTCATGGCCGTGTATAAATATTTCATAGAGACAGGCGTCGAGCCTGAAAAATTGCGACTGGAGGCATTTGGACGATTTCGGCCACGTTTGACCACCGAGGCCCCCGGTGAGAGGCAGACCAATCGGCGGGTTGAAATCACCCTTGACCGGCGTGTCGGCAGCTGGAGCCACGAAGTCGCGGCCCGGGCTGTTCGCGAAGAATCTACCCAAAAGCCCGGAGACAGCTACCGGGTGAAGGATTTTCTGTTTCGTTTCGACCTGCCGGGAGAACCCTGA
- the fliM gene encoding flagellar motor switch protein FliM: MSKILNQDEVDALLRGISGGEIETEEEVATDTKGFVAFDLANQDRIIRGRMPVLEIINDRFSRLCTSALANTMRKRVDVNPISIDMSKFGDFMRSLPVPTSINIFKIDPLRGNALLVVDTRLVFSLVENFFGGAGSQPKIEGRDFTPIEQSIIVKVVKIILANLEDAWRPVHEVSIELLRSEINPQFATIVPPSDVVVVISFEVELENALGSMVLALPYATIEPIRSKLYAAFQTERLEIDHAWISRFRDRLMETPVDMNVTFGTTQITGRQLLDMKVGDVLMLDQDEDDMLSGRIHGILKFFGLPGFVKGNKAFKIIKEQELNY; the protein is encoded by the coding sequence ATGAGTAAGATCCTGAATCAGGATGAGGTCGATGCCCTGCTCCGGGGAATTTCGGGCGGGGAGATCGAGACCGAAGAAGAGGTGGCCACTGATACGAAAGGCTTCGTGGCTTTTGATCTGGCCAACCAGGACCGGATCATTCGCGGCCGCATGCCGGTTCTTGAGATCATAAATGACCGTTTTTCACGACTTTGCACCAGTGCATTGGCCAACACCATGCGCAAACGGGTGGACGTGAATCCGATCTCCATCGATATGTCCAAGTTCGGTGATTTCATGCGTTCCCTGCCCGTGCCGACGAGTATCAATATTTTCAAGATCGACCCTCTGCGCGGCAATGCCCTGTTGGTGGTCGATACTCGGCTGGTGTTTTCCCTGGTGGAGAATTTTTTTGGCGGTGCGGGCAGTCAGCCTAAAATCGAGGGCCGTGATTTCACGCCCATCGAACAGTCCATCATCGTCAAGGTGGTCAAGATCATCCTGGCCAATCTGGAAGACGCCTGGCGTCCGGTGCACGAGGTCAGCATCGAACTGCTGCGCTCCGAGATCAATCCCCAGTTCGCCACCATTGTCCCCCCCAGCGACGTGGTGGTGGTCATCTCTTTCGAGGTGGAACTGGAAAACGCCTTGGGGTCCATGGTTCTGGCGTTGCCATATGCAACCATAGAGCCCATCAGGTCGAAGCTTTATGCCGCCTTCCAGACCGAGCGACTGGAAATTGACCATGCCTGGATTTCCCGTTTCCGGGATCGGCTCATGGAGACGCCCGTTGACATGAACGTCACCTTCGGCACGACGCAGATCACCGGACGCCAGCTCCTCGACATGAAGGTCGGCGACGTACTCATGCTGGATCAGGATGAGGACGACATGCTTTCGGGTCGCATTCACGGGATTCTCAAATTTTTTGGACTTCCGGGTTTTGTCAAGGGAAACAAGGCGTTCAAGATCATTAAAGAACAGGAACTCAATTACTAG
- a CDS encoding RNA methyltransferase has protein sequence MDHQHNEKSDSSHLTPGRKPVLELLAARPHALDTVFLSEDATGLGEVIGKCRELGVRFRKVRRPDLDRMFPGNHQGVVARLRGRQLIELDRLITQVRQSPFPLILALDQVQDPGNVGTLARTLLALGGAGLLFPKDRTAFIGPAAAKAAAGALDSLPLCQVVNLARALDTCAEAGLAIYGSGTGPESRNLFQARLNFPAVLVLGNEDKGMRPNVGKRCTEMLSIPMQGGFDSLNVAQAGAMIMTEMLRQRL, from the coding sequence ATGGATCACCAACACAACGAAAAGTCTGACAGCTCCCATCTCACTCCTGGCCGCAAGCCGGTTCTCGAACTTCTCGCCGCCAGGCCGCACGCACTGGACACGGTTTTTCTCTCCGAAGACGCGACCGGCCTCGGCGAGGTGATCGGCAAATGCCGAGAACTGGGGGTGCGCTTTCGCAAGGTACGACGCCCGGATCTGGACCGCATGTTTCCCGGAAATCATCAGGGCGTGGTGGCTCGTCTGCGCGGCCGGCAGCTGATCGAACTGGACCGGCTCATCACGCAGGTCCGTCAGAGCCCCTTCCCCCTCATCCTGGCCCTGGACCAGGTCCAGGACCCGGGGAACGTAGGAACCCTGGCCCGCACCCTGCTGGCCCTCGGCGGGGCGGGCCTGCTCTTTCCCAAGGACCGCACAGCCTTCATCGGCCCCGCGGCCGCCAAGGCCGCAGCCGGGGCCCTGGACAGCCTGCCCCTGTGTCAGGTGGTCAACCTGGCCCGGGCGCTCGATACATGCGCTGAGGCCGGTCTTGCGATCTACGGTTCAGGCACCGGACCTGAAAGTCGGAACCTCTTTCAGGCCCGCCTGAATTTTCCGGCGGTGCTGGTGCTTGGCAATGAGGACAAGGGCATGCGCCCCAATGTGGGCAAACGCTGCACGGAGATGCTGTCCATCCCCATGCAGGGTGGTTTTGATTCGCTGAACGTGGCCCAGGCCGGAGCCATGATCATGACGGAGATGTTGCGGCAAAGACTTTAG
- the fliP gene encoding flagellar type III secretion system pore protein FliP (The bacterial flagellar biogenesis protein FliP forms a type III secretion system (T3SS)-type pore required for flagellar assembly.) — protein MAADGPNLPSLSMQLSSGPAEPQKVAVALEIMALLTMLSMAPAFVLTVTSFTRIIIVFHFLRQAMGTQQMPPNQVLASLAIFMTVVIMMPTGRTINDTALQPYLKEEIGYGEALERAETPLRTFLFKHTREKDLSVFFSITGLERPQNKDEVPTMVLVPAYLISELKTGFQIGFLIYIPFLILDMVVASILLSMGMMMLPPVMVSLPFKILLFVMVDGWNLIIGSLVNSFV, from the coding sequence ATGGCCGCCGACGGGCCCAATCTTCCTTCTCTTTCCATGCAGCTTTCCAGTGGGCCGGCGGAACCGCAAAAAGTGGCCGTGGCCCTTGAGATCATGGCGCTGCTCACAATGCTGTCCATGGCTCCGGCCTTTGTGCTGACGGTCACCTCCTTCACCCGCATAATCATCGTCTTTCACTTTCTGCGTCAGGCCATGGGGACCCAGCAGATGCCGCCCAACCAGGTGCTGGCCTCGCTGGCCATTTTTATGACTGTGGTCATTATGATGCCGACGGGTCGCACCATCAACGACACGGCCCTGCAGCCGTATCTGAAGGAAGAAATCGGCTACGGAGAAGCCCTGGAGCGGGCCGAGACGCCGCTCAGGACGTTCCTTTTCAAGCATACCAGGGAAAAGGATCTTTCCGTGTTTTTTTCGATCACCGGACTTGAGCGGCCGCAGAACAAGGACGAAGTGCCGACCATGGTTCTTGTGCCTGCCTATTTGATCAGCGAGCTCAAGACAGGATTTCAGATCGGATTCTTGATTTACATCCCGTTTCTTATTTTGGACATGGTCGTGGCGAGTATCCTTCTATCCATGGGTATGATGATGCTGCCGCCGGTCATGGTGTCTCTGCCGTTCAAGATTCTTCTCTTTGTCATGGTGGATGGCTGGAATCTGATAATAGGCTCTCTTGTCAACAGTTTTGTCTAG
- the era gene encoding GTPase Era — protein MSPTYRAGFIALVGPPNAGKSTFLNKVLGEKIAIVSPKPQTTRTSITGIHTTAEEQIIFLDTPGVHTARGKLNRFLVDAAWGALQEANGVILFLDGSRYAGNEKALERDLRPLASRIGSLGVPMAVALNKVDQIKPKERLLGLLADCAERWPGVELVPISARTGVGVDALLTVIREFLPLSPALFPEDQLSTASVRFMASEIVREKLFLALDQELPYNVAVEIETWEELPEQNMTMIGAMIYTSKNSHKGMIVGKQGQNLKVIGQQARQELKALLGTKVHLELWVKVREGWTEDGQFMTSLGLGS, from the coding sequence ATGTCCCCTACCTATCGAGCAGGATTCATCGCCCTAGTCGGGCCCCCCAATGCAGGAAAGTCCACTTTTCTGAACAAGGTTCTTGGCGAAAAGATCGCCATTGTCTCTCCCAAGCCCCAGACCACCCGCACCAGCATCACCGGGATTCATACCACCGCCGAAGAGCAGATTATTTTTCTGGATACGCCCGGCGTGCATACCGCGCGCGGCAAGCTGAACCGTTTTCTGGTCGATGCCGCCTGGGGTGCCTTGCAGGAGGCCAACGGCGTCATCCTGTTTCTTGACGGCTCTCGTTATGCGGGCAACGAAAAGGCCCTGGAGCGCGACTTGCGTCCTCTGGCCAGCCGCATCGGTTCTCTTGGCGTGCCCATGGCCGTGGCCTTGAACAAGGTCGATCAGATCAAGCCCAAAGAGCGCTTGCTCGGACTGCTGGCTGATTGCGCCGAGCGTTGGCCCGGAGTGGAGCTGGTGCCCATCTCGGCCCGCACCGGCGTGGGCGTTGACGCCCTGTTGACCGTGATCCGCGAGTTCTTGCCCCTAAGCCCGGCGCTTTTTCCCGAAGATCAGCTGAGCACGGCTTCCGTGCGTTTCATGGCTTCGGAGATCGTTCGCGAAAAGCTTTTCCTCGCCCTGGACCAGGAACTGCCCTACAACGTGGCCGTCGAAATCGAGACCTGGGAAGAATTGCCGGAGCAGAACATGACCATGATCGGGGCCATGATCTACACGTCAAAAAACAGTCACAAAGGCATGATCGTGGGCAAGCAGGGGCAGAATTTGAAGGTTATCGGCCAACAGGCCCGCCAGGAACTCAAAGCGCTGCTCGGCACAAAGGTGCATCTGGAACTTTGGGTCAAGGTGCGCGAAGGATGGACCGAGGACGGTCAGTTCATGACTTCCCTGGGTCTTGGGTCCTAG
- the fliN gene encoding flagellar motor switch protein FliN, producing the protein MVEDQDKLAAEWAAALEQQGEAEAEGGGGEKDLADAWSAALQEQDSGGSDQALADEWAKALADEEETKIQHEKKQKQLAAQSKDFEYKDLTAEAKAPRPEALRKDLDFILDIPLEVSAQLGSTKLLINELLQLGQGSVIELNKLAGEPLEILVNGKLVARGEAVVINEKFGVRLTDIISPIERVKQLG; encoded by the coding sequence ATGGTCGAAGATCAGGACAAGTTGGCGGCGGAATGGGCCGCGGCCCTAGAGCAGCAAGGTGAAGCAGAGGCCGAAGGCGGCGGGGGCGAGAAGGATTTGGCCGATGCCTGGAGCGCGGCGCTGCAGGAACAGGATTCCGGCGGCTCCGATCAGGCCCTGGCCGATGAATGGGCCAAGGCGTTGGCTGACGAGGAAGAGACCAAGATTCAGCATGAAAAAAAGCAGAAGCAGCTCGCCGCCCAGAGCAAGGATTTCGAGTACAAAGATTTGACGGCGGAAGCCAAGGCGCCCAGGCCCGAAGCTCTGCGCAAGGATCTTGATTTCATCCTCGACATCCCGCTTGAGGTTTCGGCCCAGCTCGGAAGCACCAAGCTGCTCATCAATGAGCTGCTGCAGCTCGGGCAGGGGTCGGTCATAGAACTGAACAAGCTGGCCGGTGAGCCCCTGGAGATACTCGTCAACGGCAAGCTCGTGGCGCGAGGAGAGGCCGTGGTCATCAATGAAAAGTTCGGGGTGCGGCTGACCGATATCATCAGCCCCATCGAGAGGGTGAAGCAGCTTGGATAA